gaatacaACCAACTCTGACAGTCGGATCGATTCGAAAGGCAGTCTTATAAATTTCCCTCtattagtcggaatatttctagatccgacagtcgcatttgttTGAGAGGCACattcataactttccctcgacttgtTAGAATATTCCCGATTTCGACTGTTGCATTGGTTCGGAAGGccctcgcataactttccctcgacaagtcggaatatttcctagtccgaaagtcgcattggttcacaaataACTCGCATAATTCTCCctcgactagttggaatacatcaaagtccgacagtcgcatgggttcgagaggcactcgcataactttcactCGCCTAAGTGAGTGGAGTATTTTGAAGACCGATAGCTGCATTggttcgaaagaaaatctcataactttcccttgactagtcgGTGTATATCCATATCTGACCGTCTCTTGATTCAAGATTATCTTAAATTACTTTATCTCGACAAGTCGGAATAATCCCAAGGCCAACAGTTCCACTTGTTCTAGAGGCCCTCACGTAAATTTCTCCGATCGGTCGGAATACTTCCATGTTCGACCGACGCATTGGTTTTAGAGGCTTTTGGATAATTTTCCCTTgtctagttggaatatttccataatACTACAGCTGAATTGTTAGAGaggcactcgtataacttttacACAActggtcggaatatttccaagtcagacATTCgcaatatttcgaaagaaacttGCATAACATTCCATCGAATAGTctgtatatttccaagtataACAGCCCTATTGATTcgaaaggcactcgcataactttcttccTGCTTGgtagaatatttccaagccctaCAGTCGAATTGAAGTACGAGTAATTCGAATAACTTTCCCCCGACCAGTCAGAATGTTTCCAACCCCGAAAGCCGAATTGGCTCACAGGTCACTCACATgaatttccctcgactaataGGAATAGTTCCAAGTACGATAGCCTCATTGGTTTGTGAGGcagtcgcataactttctttcgattattcggaatatttccaagcccaaCAGTCCCATTGGTTCAGGAATAACTCACATAATTATACGTCGACTAGTAGGAATATTACCAAGATCGACAGTCGTTTTGTTTCgagtggcactcgcataactttcaccCGATTagtaggaatatttccaagtccgatgGTCGCATTGTTTCCAGAGGCACTCGTAtgactttccctcgactaagCGGAATATCTCCTAGATCGACAaccgcatttgttcgagaggaACTCGCATATATTTCTCTCGTCCAGGCAGTTTTTTTAGGTCCGTCATCCATAATGGTTCGAGAAGCATtctcataactttctctcgacttgtcggaatatttccaagtccgacagccgcatttgtTTGAGAGGAACTCGCATAATTTGCccaactagtcggaatatagCTAAGTCCGACATTCGAATTGGCTCACAAGTCTCTCGCATAATATATCCTGGTCTAGTCGGAATACTTCCAAGTGTGACAGTCGCTTTGGTTCcagagtcactcgcataacttaccCTCTACAAGTCGGTATATGTCGCTGTCAAGCTGCCATATTGGCTCGAGAAGCACTAGCATAAATTTCTCGTGACtggttggaatatttccaagccaaAAATCCACATTGGTTCCAGAGGAATTAACATAACTTTTCACCTACTAGTCAAAGTATTTCCAAGTGCGACATCCGCATTGGATCGAGAGGCAATAGCATAACTTCCTCTCAAAtagtcagaatatttctaagtccgacagccgcattggttcgagaggcacttgcGTAACTTTTTCTCGACAAATCGGAATTTTTCCAAGTTTGACAGACGCTTTAATTTGTGAGGCAGTCACAtaactttctttcgattaGTCAAAATATGTCCAAGCCCGACAGTCACATTGGTTCACAAATTACTCGCATAacaatatttcgactagtagGAGTATTATCAAGAACAATGGttgcattgtttcgagaggcaccCGTATAACTCACCCTTGAATAagcggaatattttcaaaaccaACATCCGCATTGGTTGACGAGTTAATCGCATAACATtttctcgactagtcggaatgctatcaagtccgacagtcgtatTAGTCCGAGAGGAAtcgcataattttctcttCACTGCTCAGAATATTTCCAGGACTGATACTCGCTTTGGATTCAGAGtaactcgtataactttccctcgacttgtctgaatattttcaagaccGACAGTTGTATTGGTTCTCAAGTCACTCGCACAAATTACGTTCGACCGGACGGAATAGTACCTAGTCCGGCAGCCGCATTGATTCGTGtatcactcgcataactttcctttgaCTATGTCGGTTTTCTTCAAAGTCCGCAAGCCGTAATGATTCGAAAAGCACTCTCGTAACTTTACCCctactagttggaatatttccgaCTCCTATATTTGCATTGGTTCCAGAGGAaatcgcataacattccctcgactagtcgcggtatttccaagtccgacagtcgcaatGGGTCAAGAATAATTTGTATCATTTTCACTAGACTAGTTAGAGTATTTCGAaatccgacagccgcattgtttAGCGAGGCCTTCGCATAGCTTTCCCTCGAAAAGGCGGAATATTACCTAGTCCGACAGTCGTATTGGTCCGAGTGGCGCTCGCATtattttccctcgactagtcggaatgtttTCCTATAGCAgcagccgcattggttcacagatcaatcgcataactttatCTTGACTAGTTAGATTTATTCCTAGTCCGACAGTTTTCTTACGAGTGGCCCTCGCATTACGTTCCCTCGCCTAGTCGGATTGGTAacaagtccgacagccgcatttgCTCGAGAAGCACTTGAATAAATTTCCCACGACTagtcgatatttttctaagtCCGGGAAATGATTTAGTTTTGGAGGCAGTTGTATAACCTTCATTTCAATTATCTGGAAAATTTCCAAAACCGACAGTggcattggttcacaaattACTCGTATACTTCGACCATTCGGCATATTACTAAGAGCGACAGTTGGTTTGTTACGAgtagcactcgcataactttcctctactagtcagaatatttccaagttcaaCATCCGAATTGGTTTGATAGACACTCGCATAACCTACCCTCGATTAGACGGTATATTTCTAAGCCCGAGAATCTCGATGGTTCATAATTCACAGGCACAAAACTCATTCGTATATTAGGAATATATCCTAGTCCAAAAGTCACATTTGTTCGAAAGACACTCGTATAACACTCCCTCGAATTGTGAATATCTTTACAAGTCCGACAATCGCTTTAGTTTGAGTGTCACTCTCATAagtttccctcgactagtcagaatatttctcAGTCCGATGGCCGTATTGTTCCGTTAGTCAGTTTCATAACTTTTTATCGAccagttggaatatttccaagtccgacagctgCATTTGTTCAAGAGGCACTCGCTTAACATTCCCTCCACTAGTTGTGATATTTCCAAGTTTGACAGCCGCATTAGATCGAGCGGCGCTCGAATAACTTTTTCTCGACtatacgaaatatttccaattccgacaGTCACTTTAGTTCGAGAGGCGAAcgcatatctttccctcgactactcggaatatttccaataccGACAGCCGATTTGGTTCCAGAGACtctcgtataactttctctcgactaatcggaataGTATCAAGtacgacagccgcattgtttcgagaggcactcgcatatctttccttgcactagtcggaatattttcaaacccGACAGGCATATTGGTTCACAAGACATTCGCGTAATTTTCACTCGACTAGGCGAAATATTTCCTAGTCCGACGCCGCATTTGTTCGATAGGGACTGGCATAACTTTCACCGACTTGAGGAAATGCAATCAAGACCGATCGTCGCATTGTTTTCAGAATAACTCGCTTAACTTTCCCTCGAGTGATTATATTTCCCTGCCCGTCATTCGCATTGGCTCACAAGTCACTCTCATACCTTCCTTCAACATGTCGGGATTTTTCCAAGCCCGACGGCAGTTTGGTTTGTGTGGCAGTCGCAAAACTTTCCTTCGATTAGATTCGGAATATATCCAATCCCGACAGTCTCTTTGGTTCCAGAATCACTAGtatacctttctctcttttagtgGAAATATTATCAAGACCGTCAGTCGCTTTGTTTCGAGATGCACTAACATGACTTTCCCTTGAATAGccggtatatttccaagtactGCAGTCACATTGATTCACAAGTCGctcgcttatttttttttactagtcggaatattaccaAGTTCGACAGGTGAATAAGTTTGAAAGACACTCACATATCTCTCCGTTGATTATACGGAAAATTTCCAATTCCGATAATCGCACTgattcacaagtcactcgaataactttccctcgaatagTCAGAATTTTCCAAGTCCGGCTGCCGCATTTGTTTCAGAGGCCCTAACATAACTTTCCCTTTACTAGTCGGAATAATTCTAAATCCGATAGTCGCTTTGGTTTACAAGTCACACGCATAACTATCCCTCAACTAGGcaggatatttccaagtccggcaTTCGCATTGGTCCGAGAGGCAGTTGCTTAACTTTCCCGAACCAGTTGGAAAATTTCTATACCGACAGgagcattggttcgagaggcactcgatTAACATTCCCCCGACTAgacgaaatttttcaaagccCGACAGTCGCTTTGATTCACCAGTCACACGCATAGCTTCCCATCGACAAATCGAGATATGACCAAATCCGACCGTCGTATTGGTTCTAGGATCATTTGCATTACTTTTCCTCCACTATTCGGactatttccaagtccgacaatcCTATTGGTTCCAGAATAACACTcaataactttccctcgactggtcgggatatttccaagtgtGCCAGTCGTAatgtttcgagaggcactcacaTAACTTTCCAACGAcgagtcggaatatttcttagTCCGTCAGCTGCATTTGTTCGAAATGCACTCAATTTAGTTTACATCCGaagttggaatatttttaagacCGACatccgcattggttcgagaagcACTCGCATAAAATTCCCTCGACTAACCGTAATATTTCCAACCACGACAgttgcattggttcacaaaCTACACtcataaatttccctcgactagtagAAATATTTCCTAGCCCGGCATTCGTATTGGTTTACAAGATACTTGGATAATTATTAGAGACGCGGAAGAACCTGTTCCAACGCGTGTTAAGGCTGTACTAGGTGCTCTTGCCAGAAGGAGGGCTATGGAAGCATGGAAGTCTGAGGAGCTTGCGTTAGCAGGGACATCAGCAGCAACGGGAATGCGCACGAGGGCGGCTATTGCCGAATGGTTGGCTGAGTGGATTGGGAGGCCGTTCTCCATCGGAACGACATTCCACACCACACAGCTGATGACCGGCCATGGTTGCTTTTCGGCGtacttaaataatataaagaagattCCTCTCCACGGTGTTTCCACTATGGGGGGAATGAGAATACTGCGGAGAACACCCTGATCGACTGCCAGGCGTGGACGGATGCCAGGAACGAGTTGATCGAAGCGATGGGGGGAGGGCAGCTAACCCTTCTCGGGATAGTCAGGGTCTCCCTAACTGTCCCGGGAGGATGGGCGGCCGTTCACACCTTCGCTGGACGGGTCATGCGAACGAAGGAGAATGCTGAGAGGCGCAGGGAACGGTCGCGAGAACAAGGATGTGTGAGTAAACGTGCGGGTGTATACGTGGACAGAAGTGCGAACAATAGGCCGCATAGGAGAGTAGCTCCAGTGCGGCCACCTTGGGCAAGGTTCCGAGCGGTTCAGACGGCGCCTGGCTCAAGCGTCGCTTtgctgtatatgtatatacgggAGTCGATGGGCCTGATCAGTGCACCATGTGGAGGGAATCGGgtcaatatgtatatagttagaGAGTAAATGCGTCTCCGGGGGTTCATGGGCCCTTGTCGAGTGCGCCGTATTGGTATGTGTGgagatgaatgaatgaatgagagcAAGGCGAATTCCGGCCTGGCTCACCGAAGAGGGGTGAATTTATAATACGCATATGCGCGATCCCGCCCAATCCCCTTTCTCCTCAACATGTTAGTGATAAGAATTGGGAGGTTTTTTAGTCGGTAGGCGATTCGAACCTGAGTGTATGTTCAGGCGGGTTGAATCCGACACTCCCCTGAGTGCCGGGCTCAGGGGGTCTTTTGAAGGTTTTTCCTCctgacgaaacaaaaaaaacactaggcgggatatttccaagtccaacagctggatttgttcgagaggcactcgcataactttaaCCGTCTAGAGGAAATATTTACAAGTCCAACCGTCGCATTAGTTCTATAATCACTCGCATAAGTTTCCCTCTACTaggcggaatatttccaaatccatCAGCCGCACTTGTTCGAGAGTCACTAGCTTAACTTTCCCCCGAATAATCGGCATATTTCCAAGTCAAACAGTcccattggttcacaagttaatcgcataacttttcctcgattagtcgggatatttccaaATCTAGccgtcgcattggttcgagagacaCTCGCTTAACTTactttcgactagtcggaatatttccaagccctaCACACGCATTTTTTCGACAGACACTTGCAAAACTCTCCCTCGATAAatgagaatattttcaagttcgACAGcagcattggttcacaagacactcgcataacttttcttcgactCGTCGAGATTTTCCAAGTCCAAAAGCCGCATTGGTTTGAGAAGCacccgcataactttcctcCGTCTAGTAGGAATTTTATCAAGCCCGACAGACGGACGGTTATACAAGacattcgcataactttccctcgacgaATCGGATTATTTCCAAGCCCGATCGTCACAATGGTTCtagagtcactcgcataacattccttcTACAAGTCAGAATATATCCAATTCCGACAGTCGCTTTGTTTACAAGAAACTCTCCTAACTTTCCTTTGActcgtcgaaatatttcctagtCCGACAAATACTTGAGTTTGAGAtgttctttcttaattttctcttcaatTAGTCGAAATGTTTTGAATTCTGACAGCAAcatttgttcgagaggcatccgcataactttccctcgaccaTTGGGAATATTCCCAATTCCGACAACTGCTTTTGTTCTCAAGTCGCTCGAAGAACATTTCTTTGTGTAGTCGGAATGATTTCTAGTACGATATTCGCTTCTGTTTGAGTGGCACTCGCACAAAATTTCATAGACTAGTCCGAATAATTCTTAGTCCGACAGCCACATTCGTTCGAGAAGCACTTGTATAACTTACCCGACTTgtaggaatatttccaagtccgaatGTCGTATTAGTTCTAGAATCACTCGCTTAAATTTCCTTCGACTATTCGTAATACTTCCAAGTTCTACAGCTGCATTGGTTCGAGTAGTACTCGTATAAATTTCTCTCGACTAATCGGTATATTTTCAAGACCGAACGTCGCATTGGATCCAGAACATGCCGCATGACTTTCTCACGACTAATCGTAGTACTTACAAATCCGACACCTGCATTCGTTCGGGAAttattcgcataactttccctcgtctaatcgggatatttccaagttcgacCGTCGCATTAGTTTCAATATAACTCGCATATATTTCCCTCAACTAgccagaatatttccaagctcGACAGTTGCATTGGCTCAAAtgttactcgcataactttccctcgtctagtcggtatatttcctAGAttgacagccgcattggttcacaagacTCTTGCATAACTATCCCTcgactattcggaatatttccaaaaacAACCATAGTATTATTTCTagaatcactcgcataacttttcctcatctagtagtaatatttccaaatacGACAGCTGCATTGCTTCGAGAATCAACTGCATAAATTTCCATCAGATAatcggtatatttccaagtctgaaggctgcattggttcgagagacaATTGTATAACtatccctcgactagtcgataTATGTCCAAGACCGAAAtagttcgagaggcactcgtatAACATTCCCTTGACCACTGGGAATACCCCCAATTCTGACAGTCGCTTTGGTTCACAATTCACGTGAATAAATTTCCCACGACTAGACGCAAAATTTTAAAGTCAGACAGATGCATGGATTCTAGAGGCACTCACATCACTTTTCCCTttaagtcggaatatttctaagccCGACAGAGGCATTAGTTCTAAAGGCTCTCGCAGAACTTACCATCGACTTGTCGCTAattttccaagtccgacagtcgcattggttttagagtcactcgcatatttttcatacgactattcggaatatttccatgcATGATAATCGCATTATTTCTAGAGTCACTCCCATAACTTCCCTTCGCCTAGTCGGAATACTTGCAATTACTACATTCACTTTGGTCCACAAAGTACTTCTATAGCTGCCCCTCGACTAGTTTGTATTAGTTCCAAGTCAGCCGGGCCTTTTGGTTCGAGaggaactcgcataactttcgccgaatattcggaatatttGCATGgctgacagtcgcattggtttaaTAATCACTCACATTACTTTCCCTCgacaatttgaaatatttccatttccgACCGTCGctttggttcacaagtcactcgcataagtCCGTTACGACTAGTCGGAAAAATTCAAAGTCTGACAGTCGCATTGCTTCACATATTACTCACATAACtatccctcgactagtcggaatatttccatgcccgatagtcgcattggtttaCAAGACACTCGCTTAACTTTCccccgactagtcggaattttTTCAAGTCCTATCGTCGCATTGGTTCTATAATCAGTTGCATAGCCTTTCCTTGACTATTCAGACTATTTCCAAGTCTGTCCATCGCATTAGTTCTAGAATCATTCGCATACCTTTCCTTCGATTAGTAGTAATATTTCTAAGTTCAACAGCTGCATTGTTCCAAGAATCACTCGCACTACAATCTCTCTAGTAATCTGGAAATTTCCAAGACCGACCGTCGCATGGGTTCCAGAATAACTAGTTTAACTCtcccttgactagtcggaatatttcctagaTCGACAGATGCATTTACTCGAAAGGTTCTCGCATTACTTACCCGCGGTTAATCTGATTATTACCAAGTCCAACAGCcgaattggttcgagaggcacccGCATTGCATTCCCTCgtctaatcggaatatttctaggacCGACAGTCGTAATGTTTCGAGATTCACTCTCATATCTTTTCGTCGATTATTGGGAATATTTCTCAACCTGACAGTCGTATTGGTTTAAgagacactcgcataactttctctcgtcTAAAAATGTTCTATCGGAACGGTTTCGActgtcgcattgtttcgagattCATTTgcataacttttcttcgactagccggcatattttcatttccgaCCGATGatttggttcacaagtcactcacATAACATTTCCTGGAATAGACGGAATATTGCTAAGACTAATAATCTcatttgttcgagaggcaccctcataattttccctcgacAAGTCAAAACATTTCCAAGAATATTTGTCGCATTTCACAGATCActtgaataaattttcctttacTATTCGGAATATTCCTAGATCCGACAGTCGCATCTTGTTGAGATTCATTCTCATATCTTTCCTACGACTATCGgtaatatttttgaatctgacaatcgcattggttcgaaaggcactcgtataactttctcCCGTcaaatcggaatatttctaaattcgacagtcgcattgataACAGAAtaactcgcataaattttattctacttatcataatatttccaagaccgacCCGTCGCATTGGTTCCAGAATAACTAGCATAACTTTACCTCAACTAGCCGCAATACTTCCAAGTCCAATAGCCGCATTTTTCGAAAAgcattcgaataaatttcaccgactagttgaaatatttccttgCCCGACGTCGCATTGGTATTCtagtcactcgcataattcTTTCTCGACTTGTCGGACTATTTCAAAGTTTGACAAgtgcattggttcgagaggcactcgcatatcaTACCgctcgaaacaatgcgaatgtcggacttgaaaatattccgacctagtcgatggaaagttTTGACAGGGCCTCTCGAAACTAAATGGCTGCAGACTTGGAAGTATTTCTACTAACTAGtaggtggtggtggcggcggcggaAGAGGGGGTGGCTGTGCTGCTGGTAAATATACTGGaggtggtggcggcggcggtaGTGGAgacggtggcggtggcggtggagAAGTCGGTGGAGAAGACGGTGGAGGAGGcggtggaggaggtggtggcgGTCCAGTAGGAGGAATTGGAGTTGGCGGTGGTCTCGATGGAGAATACCCAGTTGGAGGTAGTGAAGGCCGCGACGAAGGGTATGATGGTGAAAAAGGAGTTGTTATCGGTGGTAGAGTCGACGGAGTATATGATAGTggataagaaaatgaaggCGATGATGGTCTCGAAATAGGGCCTGATGGTGGATAAGGGGTAGGTATTGTGGGCGAAGGTGAATAAGATGGAGATGGTAATAATGGTGGGCTTGAAGGAGCATAGGGGATTGTTGTTGGACTAGGTGGATAAGAAGATTGGGATGGTGGAGGTGAAAGGGGAGCAGGTGGAAGTCTTGGAGGAGGTCGCGATGGAGGATAAGATGGTTGAGGAAAAGATGTAGGAGATGGCGTTGGCTGGCGTAATGCAAAATATGGAGTTGAAGATATTACTATAACTTCTTGTGTTTGAGGTGGTAGTTGTGGAGATGTATAAGATGCTGGTGGTGGTCGTGGGGATGGATACGAAGGAGGTGGTGGCCGTGTTGATGGATATGAAGGATGTGGTGGCCGTGGAGATGGATGAGAAGGTAGTGGCTGAGGAGACGGATAAGATGGTGGTGTTTGAGGCGATGGATAAGATGATGGTTGAGGAGATGGATAAGATGGAAGAGCTGGTTGAAAAGGTCGATAAGGAGCAGGATAATTATAAGTAGGATAACTTGGATAGATGTAACGTTGTGCGGGATGGGCAGGTACGTTCGAACCGACATTTTCAGTCGGTAAGAAGAACGGTACCCTCGGCTTTTTatagttatgcgagtgatttTCGAACAAATGCGGCTGCCGGTTATGTAAACATgacgactagtcgagggaatgtCATCCGAGTGTCTCTCGAAACAAAACGGTTGttggacttgaaaatattccgtctagtcaaaggaatgttatgcgagtgcatctCGAACTAAGGTAAttgttggacttggaaatattccgactagtcgagggaatatTATGCAAGTAACTTGTGAACGAATGCGACAGCCAAGCTTGGAAATATTGCGACCTAGTCGAGGGAAGTTATGCAAATTGATTTCGAAAAAATGTGACTGTCTGACTTGGACACATCCCGACTAATCGAGGAatagttatgcgagtgtcttGTGAACAAATGTTTCTGTTGGGGTTCgaaatataccgactagtcgagggaaaattaCTGTCTCGAATGAATGCGAccgtcggacttggaaatatttcgacatgTCGAggtaaagttatgcgagtgattctCAATTCAACACGTCTCTCGTACTTGTATatattccgattagtcgagCGAATTTTATACTAGCGCCTTCCGAACCAACGCGTCCCACTTACTTGGAAGTTTTCTCACTAGTTGaaggaaaattattcatattcctctcgaaccaatgtggCTGTcttacttggaaatattccaattagTAGAGGagaagttatgcgagtgctacTCTAAAGTATGCGACCTTCGGACCAATGTGGCTGCAggacatgaaaatattttgattaacagagggaaagttatgcgagagcCTTCCGAGCCAATGCGGATGCCTGACCTGGAAATATTGCAGTTGttcgaagaaaagttatgcaagtgtatctcgaacaaatgcgactgtcgTACTTGGAAAGTATTCGGCCAGTCGGGAGAATGTGGTGCAAGTGCCTCTCCAAACAACActactgtcggacttggaaatataccgtccagtcgagggaatgttatgcgcATTCCTATAGTACCAATGTTGCTGttgaacttggaaatatctcaactagtcgagagaaagtaaTGCGATTGCCTTTCAAACCAATACGgctgttggacttggaaatattccgaatagtcgTAGGAATGTTAtgcaagtgcctctcgaaccaataaGACCGTCGGACTTTGAAATGTATGGCTTAGTCGAGGGATAGTTATGCGAGTAACTTGTGAGCCAATGTGATCGTTAGGTTTGCTAATATATCAACTTGTCGAGGGTTAGTAATGCAAGTAACGTGCGAACCAGTGCGACTCTCAGACTTGAATATATTCCGACATATCGTAGGAATGTCGTGCAAGTGCTACTCGAACCAATGCGCTGTAGGACCTAGCAATCTTCATTTCTGTCCAAGGAAAGTTAAGCGAGTGCATctcaaaccaatgcgactgctGGACCTAGAAATAATCCAACTAGTAGTGGTAATTTTATGAGATCGCGCCTAGAACCAATGCGATCGCCGGAATTATCAATACTCCGTCTTGTCGAAGTAAGGTTATGTGAGTGATTTGTGAACCAATGAGACTGTCGGAATGGAACTTCTCCTATGCCTCTAATTCCAGTTACTTAAAGTACTTTTACTGAAGTACTTGATCCAACTTGGTCttggttattttctttacgcCCTCCAACCAGAAGGACCTTTACCAAGTACGTTGATCATAtgttcttctcctctttttccttacttAAAGTATTAGCACCAAAACAGTTATAACACGTTCTGTCTTTTCATTCTAAGTCCCTTGACTTAAAGTACTTTTACTAAAGAACTTTGGTTGtgttctttcctcctttctctatGTTCCTTATCTAAAGCACTTTTAAAGTATCTAGGTTGTATGCTCTTTCCTCTCCAAGTACAATCCCTTAAAGTATGTTACCAAAGTACCTCCACAATGATTGATTATATTCCTCCTCTTCCAAGTCCTATCATtcaaaatacttttaataaagaatcttGTTTGTgtgttttatctttccttcccAAACATTTCATGTAAGGTATTAGCAAACTACTTAGCTATACCAAACTACTTAGTCATATGTTCCCTCTACTACCTAAGGTACTTTCACTAAATTACCTTGAATATATGCTCTTTCTTTAGTCCCTATATCCTTCTAATCAAAGTACTTTTGCCAATGCACTTGATTGCAAGATCATTCTTTCCCTTCTAAGTCCCTTTACTCAAGGTACTTCTAGTAATGTACTTAATTATATGTTCTGTTGCTTCCAAGTTATCTTACCCAAATTACTTTACCTAAGAACGTTGATCATATGTCACTTCCTCTCTCAATATGCCCTTTTACTTAAAGTCGTACTATAATAACCTTGATCAtgtattctctctttccctcctgaGTCCCTTTACCTAAAGTACTTTTATGAAAGAACATTGatcttatttaattcttctcCCCTCTAAGCCCTCATACTTGTAGTGCCCTTGTTAGAATACCTTGATTGCATGTTCCTTCTCTACTCCTCTAAGTGCTTAACTTAAATTGTCTAAATAGAGCATCCAGACTAGATGAT
This Vespa velutina chromosome 22, iVesVel2.1, whole genome shotgun sequence DNA region includes the following protein-coding sequences:
- the LOC124956618 gene encoding vegetative cell wall protein gp1-like; translation: MNNFPSTSEKTSKVPFFLPTENVGSNVPAHPAQRYIYPSYPTYNYPAPYRPFQPALPSYPSPQPSSYPSPQTPPSYPSPQPLPSHPSPRPPHPSYPSTRPPPPSYPSPRPPPASYTSPQLPPQTQEVIVISSTPYFALRQPTPSPTSFPQPSYPPSRPPPRLPPAPLSPPPSQSSYPPSPTTIPYAPSSPPLLPSPSYSPSPTIPTPYPPSGPISRPSSPSFSYPLSYTPSTLPPITTPFSPSYPSSRPSLPPTGYSPSRPPPTPIPPTGPPPPPPPPPPPSSPPTSPPPPPPSPLPPPPPPPVYLPAAQPPPLPPPPPPPTS